A single genomic interval of Electrophorus electricus isolate fEleEle1 chromosome 4, fEleEle1.pri, whole genome shotgun sequence harbors:
- the znf592 gene encoding zinc finger protein 592 — translation MGDMKTPDFDDLLAAFDIPDATSLDAKEAIQESQDEAEGNLKHSEMCMDATMSVPHPVTISDAPAVSVIVKNTNHQDSYEPLMEKESSQLGHLLQNGFRSSPSSLEGHLVSHSNYTMLDTSPLNGDCSESFLEKIPMTYKTEKVTPLSKSLSDFSPISSPESEDMQNDGINDHSDHGDSFFPNDSLFESADATMSDNQGKPEVYRMIDKFHKRDPGSKLVNNSSIDPIPHRGESLECCKKEVEKKCDHVTMDNCIADVGTNAYPTPETNPSTPPPCVKTQNSKLSCTDALVGLNVKKDPGEQINSKDLLVTRKETMKVSPKVPISPRSPRSPLEVVKRLIKQPESPVSICSDSSGKASPALVTGSPPAIPRVRIKTIKTSSGQIKRTVTSIFPDSETEDLQSPFGSSPSQSSFEDAFSKTLPMYHSHDIVSNVIFENGKQEHTKPPLFGRTSSIEAARRSKKSQFQNTNCGLKRTQRANKQKRASPAQTGCPTNPNYLPKALHLANLNLVPHSVAASVTARSATHRQGHSPLSSPTVCSSVPLVHQVKKTSPNTRAIIPNTAAGTLNRLLNYPNPVATYVPNLSPPADSDINLPPHGYCCLECGDSFGLEKSLAFHYSRRSVHIEVACTNCSKTLVFFNRCALLAHARDHKNKGMMMQCSQLFMKPIAVDQMLVPTKLEQAVSQMTQGRSIVQSSKNLTAMPLYPDKVMQHGLKCSECNKQMLDYAALAGHYQRSSTDSECLMCKVCTMLLPNKCSFRAHQRIHTHKSPYSCPECGALSHFVDLQKHVKENCLHYARKVGYSCLHCETLFTSLPLLKRHIEEKHCEVFYKCTICPVAFKSSDGCLIHVKSKHGGSEPSHQLIHKCSCETVFKKKQLLYQHLHQRTSIFRCPECTSYFLQKLALMQHFRSAHGGIIRGETEDGAKLEAEPVSHHLNSVPANHQAKLTKSSSGAGKVAGDCSTSRNSTYGLSMKNAGWTCGECLLWLPDRETYVSHMKTAHDKSVKRNPCRLCERSFNSSTSLRRHIRSDHDGKKKVYTCWFCTNERITFTKHSVLKNHLSLMHGIKNPDFSLLTKLDSQETNKATGMWSKRAAEKVHEDTGGSGVSDASPAKRLKPLFRCANCGLTTEDPEQFKEHIPQHKTDSDTPQCKHCGLCFTSRLALSRHLYIVHKVKGLEDQKGNTEDLSDPEGTEMPDGKEVSTNLCGNSQCGPPSPEKTGLCGEVESPKLLTETCHETLALKTLDSALHSGMEVQASETSVHSVEEGRG, via the exons ATGGGTGACATGAAGACCCCTGATTTCGATGATCTTTTGGCTGCCTTTGACATCCCTGATGCTACGAGTCTGGATGCTAAAGAGGCCATTCAGGAAAGTCAGGATGAAGCAGAGGGCAACCTTAAGCACTCAGAAATGTGCATGGATGCCACAATGTCAGTCCCTCACCCAGTGACTATATCTGATGCTCCAGCTGTCAGCGTTATAGTTAAGAACACTAATCACCAGGACTCTTATGAACCTCTTATGGAGAAAGAAAGCTCTCAGTTGGGACATCTTTTGCAAAATGGTTTCAGGAGTTCTCCTAGCTCCCTTGAGGGGCATCTTGTTAGTCACAGCAATTATACCATGTTGGATACATCACCTCTAAATGGGGACTGTTCAGAAAGTTTTTTGGAAAAAATTCCTATGACCTACAAGACAGAAAAAGTTACACCTCTCTCAAAATCTTTGTCTGACTTTAGTCCTATATCCAGCCCGGAATCAGAAGACATGCAGAACGATGGTATTAATGACCATTCAGACCACGGAGATTCATTTTTCCCAAATGACTCACTGTTTGAATCTGCAGATGCCACTATGTCAGACAATCAGGGAAAACCAGAAGTATATAGAATGATTGACAAGTTCCATAAAAGAGACCCTGGCTCTAAACTTGTGAACAATTCCAGTATTGATCCCATACCACACAGAGGTGAGAGTTTGGAGTGCTGCAAAAAAGAAGTTGAAAAGAAATGTGACCACGTGACAATGGACAACTGCATTGCTGATGTTGGAACAAATGCATACCCAACTCCTGAAACCAATCCTTCTACACCTCCCCCCTGTGTCAAGACTCAGAACTCAAAACTGTCTTGCACTGATGCATTAGTGGgtttgaatgtaaaaaaagatCCTGGTGAGCAAATAAATTCAAAGGACTTGCTAGTGACTCGTAAAGAGACAATGAAGGTTAGCCCCAAAGTTCCTATTTCACCAAGGAGCCCAAGGAGCCCTCTTGAGGTAGTGAAACGATTAATTAAACAGCCTGAGAGCCCTGTGAGCATATGTAGTGACAGCAGTGGAAAAGCATCTCCTGCTTTGGTTACTGGCTCACCCCCAGCCATACCAAGAGTCAGAATAAAGACAATCAAAACCTCCTCTGGTCAAATCAAACGAACTGTCACTAGCATATTTCCAGATTCTGAAACTGAAGATCTCCAGTCACCCTTTGGATCATCTCCATCTCAGTCTTCATTTGAGGATGCATTCTCTAAAACATTGCCAATGTATCATTCCCATGATATTGTGAGCAATGTCATTTTTGAGAATGGAAAGCAGGAGCACACTAAGCCACCTCTCTTTGGTCGCACATCAAGTATCGAAGCAGCTAGGAGGTCAAAGAAATCCCAGTTCCAGAATACTAACTGTGGTTTGAAAAGAACTCAGAgagcaaataaacagaaaagggcATCTCCAGCTCAAACTGGCTGCCCTACCAATCCAAATTACCTTCCCAAAGCTTTACACTTGGCCAACCTCAATCTGGTACCACACAGTGTTGCTGCTTCTGTTACAGCAAGGTCTGCCACCCATAGGCAGGGACATTCCCCGCTGTCATCTCCCACTGTGTGCAGCAGTGTACCTTTAGTGCACCAAGTTAAAAAGACTTCACCAAACACACGTGCCATTATTCCTAATACTGCTGCTGGCACTTTAAATAGACTGTTGAATTACCCTAACCCTGTGGCAACATATGTACCCAACTTGAGTCCACCAGCTGACAGTGATATTAACCTTCCACCACATGGCTACTGCTGTCTGGAGTGTGGCGATTCATTTGGACTTGAGAAGAGCCTTGCTTTTCATTACAGTAGGCGAAGTGTCCATATTGAAGTGGCCTGCACCAACTGCTCAAAAACCCTTGTGTTCTTTAACAGGTGTGCGCTACTAGCACATGCTCGAGATCACAAGAACAAAGGCATGATGATGCAGTGTTCTCAGCTGTTCATGAAGCCCATTGCTGTTGACCAGATGTTGGTGCCTACCAAGCTTGAGCAAGCTGTATCACAGATGACTCAAGGGAGAAGCATTGTGCAGTCATCCAAAAATCTAACTGCAATGCCTCTGTATCCAGACAAAGTCATGCAGCATGGACTCAAATGCTCAGAGTGCAATAAGCAGATGCTGGATTATGCAGCACTTGCAGGTCACTATCAGAGGTCATCCACAGATTCTGAGTGTTTG ATGTGCAAAGTTTGCACAATGTTGCTACCGAACAAGTGCAGCTTCAGGGCACACCAGAGGATCCATACTCACAAGTCCCCATACAGCTGCCCTGAATGTGGGGCTCTCAGTCACTTTGTGGATTTGCAGAAGCATGTGAAGGAAAATTGCCTGCATTATGCACGGAAAGTTGGCTACTC gtgCTTGCATTGTGAAACACTTTTCACGTCACTTCCTCTCTTAAAGAGGCACATTGAGGAGAAACATTGTGAGGTGTTCTATAAGTGCACCATCTGTCCTGTTGCATTCAAGTCATCTGATGGTTGTCTCATACATGTCAAAAGTAAGCATGGTGGCAGTGAACCTTCACACCA GCTTATACACAAGTGCTCCTGTGAGACTGTTTTTAAGAAGAAACAACTACTGTATCAACACCTCCATCAGCGTACAAGCATATTCAGATGTCCTGAGTGTACATCCTACTTCTTGCAAAAACTAGCATTGATGCAACATTTCAGG AGTGCACATGGAGGAATCATCAGAGGTGAAACAGAGGATGGGGCAAAGCTTGAAGCAGAGCCAGTATCACATCATCTGAATAGTGTGCCGGCAAACCACCAAGCAAAGCTAACTAAATCCAGCAGTGGAGCTGGAAAGGTAGCTGGGGACTGCTCAACCTCAAGAAATTCGACTTATGGATTAAGTATGAAGAATGCTGGCTGGACTTGTGGAGAATGTCTTCTGTGGCTGCCAGATAGAGAGACATATGTCAGTCACATGAAGACTGCTCATGACAAG tctgtAAAGAGAAATCCTTGCCGGCTGTGTGAAAGGTCCTTCAATTCCTCCACAAGTCTGCGACGACACATTCGTAGTGACCATGATGGGAAGAAGAAAGTTTATACATGTTG GTTTTGCACAAATGAGAGGATAACCTTCACGAAACACTCAGTGCTAAAGAACCACCTCAGCTTGATGCATGGAATAAAGAACCCAGACTTCAGTCTCCTGACCAAGTTAGATTCTCAAGAGACAAATAAAGCCACTGGGATG TGGTCTAAGAGAGCTGCAGAGAAGGTCCATGAGGATACAGGAGGCAGTGGAGTCTCAGACGCCAGCCCTGCCAAACGCCTGAAGCCCCTTTTCCGCTGTGCCAATTGCGGCCTTACCACTGAGGACCCAGAGCAGTTCAAGGAACATATACCTCAACACAAGACAGATAGTGACACACCCCAGTGCAAGCACTGTGGCCTCTGTTTTACGTCCAGGCTGGCACTTAGCAGACACCTCTACATTGTGCACAAAGTGAAGGGGCTCGAAGACCAGAAGGGAAACACGGAGGATTTGTCAGATCCTGAAGGTACAGAAATGCCAGATGGAAAGGAGGTATCAACGAACCTATGTGGAAATAGTCAATGTGGACCTCCTTCACCAGAAAAAACTGGCTTGTGTGGTGAAGTGGAGTCACCCAAACTTCTGACTGAGACATGCCATGAGACTTTGGCTCTTAAGACCTTGGATAGTGCTCTTCATTCTGGCATGGAAGTTCAGGCTTCAGAAACAAGTGTACATTCTGTGGAGGAAGGACGGGGCTGA
- the sec11a gene encoding signal peptidase complex catalytic subunit SEC11A has translation MLSIDFLDDVRRMNKRQLYYQVLNFGMIVSSALMIWKGLMVVTGSESPIVVVLSGSMEPAFHRGDLLFLTNRVEDPIRVGEIVVFRIEGREIPIVHRVLKIHEKENGDIKFLTKGDNNSVDDRGLYKRGQHWLEKKDVVGRARGFVPYIGIVTILMNDYPKFKYAVLCMLGLFVLVHRE, from the exons ATGCTATCCATAGACTTTCTTGACGATGTTCGGCGAATGAATAAACGTCAG CTGTACTACCAAGTGCTAAATTTTGGGATGATTGTGTCTTCGGCCTTGATGATATGGAAAGGGCTGATGGTTGTGACTGGAAGTGAAAGCCCAATTGTTGTTGTTCTCAG TGGGAGCATGGAGCCTGCATTTCACAGAGGAGACCTCCTTTTCCTCACAAACCGAGTAGAAGATCCAATAAGAGTGGGAGAGATTGTGGTATTCAGGAttgaggggagagagatacCCATTGTGCACAGAGTGCTCAAAATACATGAAAA agAAAATGGGGATATCAAATTCTTGACAAAAGGTGATAACAACTCAGTGGACGACAGAGGCCTATACAAGAGGGGACAGCACTGGCTGGAGAAGAAAGATGTAGTGGGCCGAGCCCGAGG GTTTGTGCCTTACATAGGAATTGTTACAATTTTGATGAATGACTACCCTAAGTTTAAG TATGCTGTTCTGTGTATGCTGGGACTCTTTGTATTGGTGCATAGAGAGTAA